In a genomic window of Sulfurimonas denitrificans DSM 1251:
- a CDS encoding tyrosine-type recombinase/integrase, producing MQNIKVSIINRENRKYWYVMYYVYFENSVVKKFEESTKVLKTEKTLKYMQTQYLSPWIARKQEELNIKTNVSKKFSYFYEKYLKLHEEDKSFHNRIYVYRKVNDFFKDFDINKITRLMVKEYLSSFDNIKDRTKKDYLSCIKSVIDIAMDAEIVNKNVATDITFKASEKELIHPFSTDEVSLLLEKSHGMFRNYLGIALHTGMRSGEILGLMHQDILNDRITIKRSISKGRITTPKTIGSIRDIPMFEAVKPFIESQGKLSKSLYLFEHDGVFIKDASFFKRRWHQLVEDCGIEYRKLYSTRHTFITAMLNSGKFKIMEIAAIVGHTSPEMIIKNYAGFIKDSHLKVDTSIDLFKNVSDTFSDTLKIKI from the coding sequence GTGCAGAATATAAAAGTCTCTATAATAAATAGAGAAAATAGAAAATATTGGTATGTAATGTACTATGTGTATTTTGAAAACAGCGTTGTTAAAAAATTTGAAGAGAGCACAAAAGTTTTAAAGACTGAAAAAACTTTAAAATATATGCAAACTCAATATCTGTCTCCATGGATAGCACGTAAGCAAGAAGAGCTCAATATTAAAACTAATGTTTCTAAAAAATTTTCATACTTTTATGAAAAATATTTAAAGTTACATGAAGAAGACAAAAGTTTTCATAACAGAATATATGTCTATAGAAAGGTAAATGACTTTTTTAAAGATTTTGATATCAATAAGATTACAAGACTAATGGTAAAAGAGTATCTATCATCATTTGATAATATTAAAGATAGAACAAAAAAAGATTACTTGTCTTGTATAAAAAGTGTAATAGACATTGCTATGGACGCTGAAATTGTTAATAAAAATGTTGCAACGGATATTACGTTCAAAGCCTCTGAAAAAGAGCTTATTCATCCTTTCTCAACAGATGAAGTATCGTTATTGTTAGAGAAATCACATGGAATGTTCCGCAACTATCTAGGTATTGCTTTGCATACAGGCATGAGGAGTGGTGAAATACTCGGTTTAATGCATCAAGACATCTTAAACGATAGAATAACTATCAAAAGATCTATCTCTAAAGGTCGTATAACTACACCTAAAACAATCGGGAGCATTAGAGATATACCGATGTTTGAAGCTGTTAAACCATTTATTGAGAGTCAAGGAAAGTTAAGTAAATCTCTTTATCTGTTTGAACATGATGGAGTCTTTATAAAAGATGCAAGTTTCTTTAAAAGAAGATGGCATCAACTTGTAGAGGATTGTGGTATTGAATATAGAAAACTATATAGCACAAGACATACTTTTATTACTGCAATGTTAAATAGCGGTAAATTTAAGATTATGGAGATTGCTGCTATAGTTGGACATACTTCGCCAGAGATGATTATTAAAAACTATGCAGGTTTTATTAAAGATAGCCATTTGAAAGTAGATACAAGTATTGATTTATTTAAGAATGTTAGCGACACTTTTAGCGACACTTTAAAAATAAAGATTTAA
- a CDS encoding DnaB-like helicase N-terminal domain-containing protein has protein sequence MNHEHNFNTSIEKSILSSILFEPQKLQDISNILNVEDFYLQAHQLIYDSMLKLNKQDLPIDEEFLKKKFPKIDDGVMLDILAANPISNILAYAKELKTDAINRQITLVGSKVAHGDLAAINELIGLQERLNTVDGIKQLKRDDKTFNSIFDKFDIDFEEIENVKFEYLMDNFLVKNEITMISARPGTGKSLLSVAAANMMLGQKNIEQVFYIDGDNSKSTLRDRNIHHLKKQHGNKFRYFVGLSKNELWQIINTLKKMDLTNYLVVFDSIKNFIAGDRDKNKDVSPVMEILRTLRNNGATVLFLHHQNKKQKDFESDYAGSSAFEEDTSNAFTLKRNDDKNSLILKPFKARAGDLQEIAFTYNAHNHTLTKLDIAYAKQTKEMDEMINETIEYLKSSRNKPMWSELQKNLTDLGFDKEKAAKVIKNNEGKLWNFERGDRNNQKLYFLIGAADKKAAAVETVYEDIVNTAPITPITPRSLFLGTSEGLALDTNKTDNSDKSSKTQNSEYIAPITPRTFKIGVYEGLNVVSDNSDNSDNRNVVSASQNFPREKIEMPIL, from the coding sequence ATGAACCATGAACATAATTTTAATACAAGCATAGAAAAAAGCATTTTAAGCTCAATACTCTTTGAGCCTCAAAAATTACAGGACATCTCAAATATATTAAATGTAGAGGATTTTTATCTTCAGGCTCATCAACTCATCTATGATTCAATGCTCAAGCTAAACAAACAAGATCTGCCGATAGATGAAGAGTTTTTAAAAAAGAAGTTCCCAAAAATCGACGATGGTGTGATGCTTGATATTTTGGCAGCTAATCCTATCTCAAATATTTTAGCATACGCTAAAGAGCTAAAAACAGATGCTATTAATAGACAAATTACATTAGTCGGCAGTAAAGTAGCCCACGGGGATTTAGCAGCTATAAATGAGCTTATTGGCTTACAAGAGAGATTAAACACTGTTGATGGCATTAAGCAGCTAAAAAGAGATGATAAAACCTTCAATAGCATTTTTGATAAGTTTGACATCGATTTTGAAGAAATTGAAAATGTCAAATTCGAATACCTGATGGATAATTTTTTAGTTAAAAATGAAATAACAATGATAAGTGCTCGTCCTGGAACTGGTAAAAGCTTACTGAGTGTTGCAGCTGCTAATATGATGCTAGGGCAAAAAAATATAGAACAGGTCTTTTACATTGATGGCGATAATTCTAAATCTACTCTTAGAGATAGAAACATCCATCATCTTAAAAAGCAGCATGGTAATAAATTTAGATATTTTGTAGGATTAAGTAAAAACGAACTTTGGCAAATTATAAACACTTTGAAAAAGATGGATCTAACAAACTACTTAGTTGTATTTGACTCTATAAAAAACTTCATCGCTGGAGATCGAGACAAAAACAAAGACGTATCACCTGTAATGGAGATACTTAGAACTTTAAGAAATAACGGTGCTACAGTTCTTTTTCTACATCATCAAAACAAAAAACAAAAAGATTTTGAGAGTGATTATGCAGGTTCATCAGCATTTGAAGAAGATACATCAAATGCATTTACTCTCAAGCGAAACGATGATAAAAATTCTTTGATTTTAAAACCTTTCAAAGCAAGAGCTGGAGACTTGCAAGAAATAGCATTCACATACAATGCTCACAACCACACTCTTACTAAACTAGACATAGCTTACGCAAAACAGACTAAAGAGATGGATGAGATGATAAATGAAACGATAGAGTACTTAAAATCATCTCGAAATAAACCAATGTGGTCGGAACTTCAAAAAAACCTTACAGACTTAGGGTTTGACAAAGAGAAAGCGGCCAAAGTGATTAAAAATAACGAGGGCAAACTTTGGAACTTTGAGAGAGGAGATAGAAATAACCAAAAACTTTACTTTTTAATAGGTGCAGCTGATAAAAAAGCTGCTGCTGTTGAAACAGTATATGAAGATATTGTAAATACTGCTCCGATAACTCCGATAACTCCGAGAAGTCTATTTTTAGGCACTTCTGAGGGTTTAGCACTTGATACAAATAAAACCGATAACTCCGATAAGTCAAGCAAAACGCAAAATAGTGAATATATTGCTCCGATAACTCCGAGAACCTTTAAAATAGGGGTTTATGAGGGTTTAAATGTAGTTTCCGATAACTCCGATAACTCCGATAACCGAAATGTAGTATCTGCTTCTCAAAATTTCCCGCGGGAAAAAATAGAAATGCCAATTTTATAG
- a CDS encoding helix-turn-helix domain-containing protein, which produces MSDFLIVLEKIKLFTNTSSDKDVAEKLGVKPDTLSQWKKRNKIPYSELCVFANLYNVDLNWLLLSDKGTQKISLPDYLIILVNKSYELNRIGLTENLLKFIFESSIKQKLRSYDKSVPFLKYLFWDRYDTLANFRLMMRALKKFKKGDVHNLKIEDSKAVLIDLIKNYQLTIGDRTVYTIRNKDKKNTLKWLEDTFDDLEAYAILMDMELAIKAFDEAKEWLSINLPILKIKGEEV; this is translated from the coding sequence ATGTCAGATTTCTTAATTGTTTTAGAAAAAATTAAATTATTTACTAATACTAGTTCAGATAAAGATGTTGCAGAAAAACTAGGTGTTAAACCAGATACGTTGTCGCAGTGGAAAAAACGAAATAAAATACCATATTCAGAGTTATGTGTTTTTGCAAATTTATATAATGTTGATTTGAATTGGTTGCTATTATCAGATAAAGGAACTCAAAAAATCAGCTTGCCAGATTATCTTATCATTTTGGTTAATAAATCATACGAATTAAATCGAATTGGTTTAACTGAAAATCTTTTAAAATTTATTTTTGAAAGTTCAATAAAACAAAAACTTAGAAGTTATGATAAATCAGTTCCGTTTTTGAAGTACTTATTTTGGGATAGGTACGACACCTTGGCAAACTTTAGATTAATGATGAGGGCTTTAAAAAAATTTAAAAAAGGTGATGTACATAATTTAAAAATAGAAGATTCTAAAGCTGTTTTAATTGATTTAATAAAAAATTACCAACTTACAATTGGCGATCGTACTGTATACACTATACGAAATAAAGATAAGAAAAATACCTTGAAATGGCTGGAAGATACTTTTGATGATTTAGAAGCTTATGCTATCTTAATGGATATGGAGCTGGCTATAAAAGCCTTTGATGAAGCTAAAGAATGGCTAAGTATTAATTTGCCAATCTTAAAAATCAAAGGCGAAGAAGTATAG
- a CDS encoding helix-turn-helix domain-containing protein, which produces MEKEFISERQAALLLRVHPQTVKNWRDKGLLSSFSKVKEYPTMVRVEYNKKALLKWAENFKN; this is translated from the coding sequence ATGGAGAAAGAATTTATCAGTGAAAGGCAAGCGGCTTTGCTACTTAGAGTTCATCCACAGACTGTGAAAAATTGGAGAGACAAAGGTTTGCTATCCTCGTTCTCAAAAGTTAAAGAATACCCTACAATGGTAAGAGTAGAATATAATAAAAAGGCTCTTTTAAAATGGGCAGAAAATTTTAAAAACTAA
- a CDS encoding conjugal transfer protein TraG N-terminal domain-containing protein, producing MQKLFLFFILFSVSLFAAESSIYTWGYGELFYRVLQAVTILSQDNYIFKSAVAIGGFLLMIKNTVSGASSSDMAVTMGKYLFTITLIIGLFSTSTKRYIIEDEVTNQTFIVNNVPIGIGETFSLFTNLERNLARGFQSAMATPNSLNYTDVGLGFTMAAPLNVKSLIAADGHTRRTFNEYMGNCIFSAIAMNEISADIINFSTILKADLKVTGYLTPYYSTANPNGIDKQCEDVWELLVNTDIRQQLDVLEPLLAQEMGITQDKYQGAMAATSQLLFSTSKNSKDYLMQQTLINMTKDGIKATALAAGGDVQALAYASAAAEANQQQTLMTMGKMAQKNLPLYKAILTVLVLGIFILLVLLSVIYGDLGHIKMGFTLLFAMILWTPLAIILNAMTFITIESQLIWPQVDGGLTFFRTHKMHEDLALLIALIGYVGTMIPVLAYSIAKKSEQGFVSFFSGAGAVANSSASSAAAQTASGNISVGNSSLGKFSATDMHGTHDYLGQDSWRASHVANDGSLRTKTTNAQGIGTQTSDSAGLGQITADAHGTKITSVKDTTISAGLVNDISASTGKTLQELASNSAAFNSSFAHSLANGSTAGGTNIDTNTFSDTNTWGHATGEALTKVTQEGITNTLKQMTSNGHKFNFSSDHNANAGANANLTIGSPDGVSLFTGMSVKGNATIGYTVTGKSSDSKDFSTTITGDDAKTFGDTFSKNLTSSINENESLSLGLAKQAQKTGGFNDSDILTKADNYVKSWSDSESITKLHNITSRQGLSMTHDLLPDALNNYINNSPELSKIDLLDAGKIAIEQMRGGMHIDETRKAFEAASGTNLNLDMSGVQKAKDVIGEAEDKFKQQREHYKAQSTNVEERVEAIVPDIIKNTSNVPKNNSDMANINDSITKRYQQAHEEKRAEASGDMQDFTKQNKVNTKDEIDGGKDKIQENFYHAKDELGIWGTLKQNPMIDSTAKAIGLEGEFDKMINTIENKDYARIETAHDKALQDGLIGTKNPASSAANTRINTEKVENFSTQELKDMLTWEKMHPERDEINNAAERQLEQAVQNRENKVMQDKVQKAEKSVKTITEAVAEMKQNEQ from the coding sequence ATGCAAAAATTGTTTTTATTTTTTATCTTATTTTCCGTAAGTCTATTTGCTGCAGAATCATCAATTTACACATGGGGATACGGCGAACTATTTTACCGTGTCTTACAAGCTGTAACAATTCTATCGCAAGACAACTATATTTTTAAATCAGCTGTTGCCATCGGTGGGTTTTTATTGATGATAAAAAATACCGTAAGCGGTGCTAGCAGTTCTGATATGGCTGTTACGATGGGTAAATATTTATTTACCATAACTTTAATAATTGGACTTTTTTCTACAAGCACAAAACGTTATATTATCGAAGATGAAGTAACTAATCAAACATTTATTGTTAACAATGTCCCTATAGGAATCGGTGAAACTTTCTCTTTATTTACAAACTTAGAAAGAAACCTAGCACGTGGGTTTCAGTCTGCGATGGCAACTCCAAACTCTTTAAATTACACAGATGTGGGTCTTGGTTTCACCATGGCAGCGCCACTGAATGTAAAATCATTAATTGCTGCAGATGGTCATACGAGAAGAACCTTTAATGAGTATATGGGAAATTGTATATTTAGCGCAATCGCAATGAACGAAATTTCTGCAGATATTATAAATTTCAGTACTATATTAAAAGCAGATCTTAAAGTAACTGGATATCTCACTCCTTATTATAGTACAGCAAATCCTAATGGAATAGATAAGCAATGTGAAGATGTATGGGAATTATTAGTTAACACTGATATAAGACAACAGCTTGACGTCTTAGAACCTCTTCTTGCTCAAGAGATGGGAATTACACAAGACAAATACCAGGGCGCAATGGCAGCAACATCACAATTACTTTTTAGTACATCTAAAAACTCAAAAGACTATCTCATGCAACAAACATTAATAAATATGACAAAAGATGGCATAAAAGCTACTGCACTTGCAGCAGGTGGAGATGTTCAAGCTCTAGCATATGCAAGTGCGGCAGCAGAGGCAAATCAACAACAAACATTAATGACTATGGGAAAGATGGCTCAAAAAAACCTGCCACTTTACAAGGCAATTTTAACTGTTCTTGTGCTTGGTATTTTTATACTTCTTGTACTGCTCTCCGTTATTTACGGCGATTTAGGGCATATTAAAATGGGATTTACACTATTGTTTGCAATGATACTTTGGACGCCGCTTGCTATAATATTAAATGCTATGACATTTATTACAATCGAGTCTCAATTGATTTGGCCACAAGTTGATGGCGGTCTCACTTTTTTTAGAACTCATAAAATGCATGAAGACTTAGCACTTCTAATAGCTCTCATTGGCTATGTTGGCACGATGATTCCAGTTCTTGCGTACTCAATAGCTAAAAAATCAGAACAAGGATTTGTTAGCTTCTTTAGCGGAGCAGGCGCAGTTGCAAATAGTTCAGCATCATCTGCCGCTGCACAAACTGCAAGCGGAAATATAAGTGTTGGAAACAGCTCTTTAGGCAAGTTTAGCGCTACAGATATGCATGGAACGCATGATTATCTCGGACAAGATTCATGGAGAGCCTCACATGTTGCTAATGATGGTTCTCTCAGAACTAAAACAACAAATGCTCAAGGCATTGGAACACAAACATCTGATTCTGCTGGACTTGGTCAAATCACTGCTGATGCACATGGTACAAAAATCACATCAGTTAAAGATACAACCATCAGCGCAGGTTTAGTTAATGACATATCTGCTAGCACAGGCAAAACTCTTCAGGAACTTGCTTCAAATAGCGCTGCATTTAACTCAAGCTTTGCTCACAGCTTGGCGAACGGCTCAACTGCAGGAGGCACGAATATTGATACAAATACATTCTCAGATACAAACACATGGGGTCATGCAACTGGGGAGGCTCTCACTAAAGTTACGCAAGAAGGTATCACAAACACATTAAAACAGATGACGAGTAACGGGCATAAATTTAATTTTTCAAGTGATCATAACGCAAACGCTGGAGCAAATGCAAATCTTACTATTGGCTCCCCTGATGGTGTTTCTCTGTTTACTGGTATGTCCGTGAAGGGTAACGCAACCATAGGCTATACAGTAACTGGTAAAAGTTCTGATTCGAAAGATTTTAGCACAACCATAACTGGAGATGACGCTAAAACATTTGGTGACACTTTCTCAAAAAATCTTACAAGCTCTATCAATGAAAACGAGAGTTTATCTCTTGGACTTGCAAAACAAGCTCAAAAAACAGGCGGATTTAATGATTCTGATATTCTTACAAAAGCTGATAATTATGTTAAATCTTGGAGCGATTCAGAATCAATTACAAAGCTTCATAATATTACATCACGTCAAGGTTTATCGATGACACATGATCTACTTCCTGATGCTCTAAATAACTATATCAATAATAGCCCTGAACTTTCAAAAATAGATTTATTAGACGCAGGTAAAATTGCAATAGAACAAATGCGAGGCGGAATGCATATTGACGAAACGAGAAAAGCTTTTGAGGCAGCTAGCGGTACTAATCTCAACTTAGATATGAGTGGAGTTCAAAAGGCTAAAGATGTTATCGGCGAAGCTGAAGACAAATTTAAACAACAAAGAGAGCATTACAAAGCTCAATCAACCAATGTTGAAGAGAGAGTTGAAGCCATAGTTCCAGATATTATCAAAAACACAAGCAATGTGCCAAAAAACAACTCTGACATGGCAAATATCAACGACAGTATAACGAAGAGATATCAGCAAGCTCATGAAGAAAAACGAGCAGAAGCAAGCGGCGATATGCAGGACTTCACGAAACAAAACAAAGTAAATACCAAAGATGAAATTGATGGCGGTAAAGATAAGATACAAGAAAACTTCTATCATGCTAAAGATGAGCTGGGAATCTGGGGCACTTTGAAGCAAAATCCGATGATAGATAGCACAGCAAAAGCTATAGGACTTGAGGGCGAATTTGACAAAATGATTAACACGATTGAAAATAAAGACTATGCAAGGATTGAAACAGCACATGATAAAGCACTACAGGATGGGCTTATCGGCACAAAGAATCCAGCAAGCTCTGCGGCGAACACTAGAATAAATACCGAAAAAGTTGAGAATTTTTCTACACAAGAATTAAAAGACATGCTGACTTGGGAGAAAATGCATCCAGAGAGAGATGAGATAAATAACGCTGCAGAGAGACAGTTAGAACAAGCTGTACAAAATAGAGAAAATAAAGTTATGCAGGATAAAGTGCAAAAAGCAGAGAAAAGTGTCAAAACTATTACTGAAGCAGTTGCAGAGATGAAGCAAAATGAACAATAA
- a CDS encoding CopG family transcriptional regulator, with protein MEKKLTMRVPKELEDTLNKICATNNTSKSEYVRNIIVEHLNESKKEEGKIIKRLEKMEQNMNENFDKSNERIIKILTRILLYALANFHLLKLKIRNDLSENMTQETKDKTISVYVSEAKKLTNNHEVDSLQPKNNKTFFDNVIEK; from the coding sequence ATGGAAAAAAAACTAACAATGAGAGTACCTAAAGAGCTAGAAGATACTCTAAACAAAATATGCGCAACCAACAATACTTCTAAGAGCGAATATGTAAGAAATATTATAGTTGAACACCTGAATGAATCAAAAAAAGAAGAAGGAAAAATTATCAAGCGGCTTGAAAAAATGGAACAAAATATGAATGAAAATTTTGACAAAAGTAATGAACGTATAATTAAAATTCTCACACGAATTTTGTTATATGCTTTAGCAAATTTCCATCTCTTAAAATTAAAAATCAGAAATGATTTAAGCGAAAATATGACACAAGAAACAAAAGATAAAACAATCTCTGTATATGTCAGTGAAGCTAAAAAATTAACAAATAATCATGAGGTAGATTCTCTACAACCAAAAAATAATAAAACATTTTTTGACAATGTAATAGAGAAATAA
- a CDS encoding type II toxin-antitoxin system HicB family antitoxin, with protein MQYIAFMHKEDDDYVAVVPDLGFTSSYGETFAKAVEMIKEAAELYCEDLKTLPKASTLEELLQRDDLDLEPNAIPQLIDVKIS; from the coding sequence ATGCAATATATAGCTTTTATGCATAAAGAAGACGATGACTATGTAGCAGTAGTACCAGATTTAGGTTTTACTTCTAGCTACGGAGAAACATTTGCTAAAGCAGTTGAAATGATAAAAGAAGCAGCAGAGCTTTACTGTGAAGACTTAAAAACACTTCCGAAAGCTTCAACTTTGGAAGAGCTTCTACAAAGAGATGATTTAGACCTGGAACCAAACGCAATTCCTCAGCTTATAGATGTAAAAATATCATAA
- a CDS encoding type II toxin-antitoxin system RelE family toxin, producing MVYNIQYDPKALKQLKKLDKSIALLILDGIEEFASNPVLTKIKKLKTPFDGAYRLRICDYRVVFYQEDNLMLISKIAHRKDVYI from the coding sequence TTGGTCTATAATATCCAGTATGACCCAAAAGCCCTCAAACAACTAAAAAAACTAGATAAATCAATAGCTCTACTCATCCTTGATGGCATAGAAGAGTTCGCATCTAATCCTGTTCTAACTAAGATAAAGAAACTAAAAACACCCTTTGATGGTGCATATAGATTAAGAATATGTGACTATAGAGTTGTCTTTTATCAAGAAGATAACTTAATGCTAATATCAAAAATAGCTCACAGGAAAGATGTTTATATTTAA
- a CDS encoding ribbon-helix-helix domain-containing protein — MTKKVTITLEENLIEELGLVAYETGKKKAQVIREALQEYFDVLSVTKTVQDYKMGTLKTISHKDVRAELGL, encoded by the coding sequence ATGACTAAAAAAGTAACTATAACTTTAGAAGAAAATCTAATAGAAGAACTTGGCTTAGTTGCCTATGAAACTGGTAAGAAAAAAGCACAAGTGATTAGAGAAGCTCTACAAGAGTACTTTGATGTGCTATCTGTTACAAAAACAGTTCAAGATTATAAGATGGGTACATTAAAAACTATCTCTCACAAAGATGTAAGAGCAGAACTTGGTCTATAA
- a CDS encoding type II toxin-antitoxin system RelE/ParE family toxin — protein sequence MRIEKNPFFNDRLFSILKYIAINNPANAKKFKKELDQKIINLVNMPFKYRQSIHYDDINVRDLIFKGYTIPYLIDNDMIVILDIFKWENK from the coding sequence ATGAGAATAGAAAAAAATCCATTTTTTAATGATAGACTTTTCTCAATTTTAAAATATATTGCTATCAATAATCCTGCAAACGCTAAAAAATTCAAAAAAGAATTAGATCAAAAAATAATAAATCTAGTAAATATGCCTTTTAAGTATAGACAATCAATACATTATGATGATATTAATGTCAGGGATTTAATTTTTAAAGGCTACACAATACCCTATTTGATTGATAATGATATGATAGTAATTCTTGACATATTTAAATGGGAAAATAAGTAA
- a CDS encoding cysteine desulfurase: MINLNTLQYNKIEKVDISNSYSLGALSQSSDFETLCQTYKKKFGYKKLKTFSFSKEGFLGLLLELSGNICICEGESEALIECANIYEKLGFKIKWLNLNKDGKVNLSNLKDSSIDFLFLSSYVMDTFVKNDIQKIKELTNAKIISNGSAHVDLNSDALYFDNYKLTGFNLSSVLLFNDDMFTLLPIGTIDTIAVKLCKEALDEQRFNHKIKNIFLEKLMEIFEDNIYFFVQPQTTLDYSLHFGLKNIKARELIRTLALNKVFITNGEGCSLGLSKPSRIVQAMGYDEEISRNSIQLSFRDDVTIDKVDYVVNLLHVKYKQLISFNL; this comes from the coding sequence GTGATAAATCTAAATACTTTGCAATACAATAAAATTGAAAAAGTAGATATATCAAACTCTTATTCACTAGGCGCCTTAAGTCAAAGTAGTGATTTTGAGACTTTATGCCAAACATATAAAAAAAAATTTGGATACAAAAAACTAAAAACATTCTCTTTTTCAAAAGAGGGTTTTTTAGGATTACTGCTTGAGTTAAGCGGAAATATATGCATTTGTGAGGGCGAGAGTGAAGCACTTATAGAGTGTGCAAATATATATGAGAAACTTGGCTTTAAAATCAAATGGCTAAACCTAAACAAAGATGGAAAAGTAAATCTATCCAATTTAAAAGATAGCAGTATAGATTTTCTTTTCTTATCTTCTTATGTCATGGATACCTTTGTAAAAAATGATATTCAAAAAATAAAAGAACTCACAAATGCTAAAATAATCTCAAATGGATCTGCACATGTAGATTTAAACAGCGACGCTCTCTATTTTGACAACTACAAACTTACTGGTTTCAATCTCTCAAGCGTACTTCTTTTTAACGATGATATGTTCACACTTCTTCCAATTGGAACTATTGACACAATAGCTGTAAAACTATGCAAAGAAGCCTTAGATGAACAAAGATTTAACCATAAAATAAAAAATATTTTTTTAGAGAAACTAATGGAAATTTTTGAAGATAATATCTACTTTTTTGTCCAGCCCCAGACAACACTGGATTACTCACTACATTTTGGTTTAAAAAATATAAAAGCCAGAGAACTCATAAGAACATTAGCATTAAATAAAGTATTTATAACAAATGGAGAAGGATGTTCACTAGGCCTCTCAAAACCCTCAAGAATAGTTCAAGCTATGGGTTACGATGAAGAGATAAGTAGAAATAGCATACAACTATCTTTTAGAGATGATGTAACCATAGATAAGGTAGATTATGTTGTAAATTTACTACATGTAAAGTATAAACAGCTTATTTCTTTTAATTTGTAA
- the fdhD gene encoding formate dehydrogenase accessory sulfurtransferase FdhD, translating to MTKIMRSENFSLLYSKFDNHTKKVIIEKFDKDGISNIEDYVIKEEKVNFYLNSQKFLSVMSIAKHQDAHIVGFLLSEAVIKSFDDISSLEVSEDGLDVHVEAIVSKEGYENLFKEKTLTSGCCVGVTGNAEKIFNCAFVSSDYSKDANTILSSMKEFSQPSELFDNTGCVHKAKLVLEDGSFFVAEDIGRHNAIDKVIGLASMNKKDVTRSILYASGRLSMEMVVKCVMHKIPIVVSKAAVTFQGIKAANEHGITLVGFARDTKMNIYTHSGRIST from the coding sequence ATGACTAAGATTATGAGAAGTGAAAACTTCTCTCTTCTTTATTCAAAATTTGATAATCATACTAAAAAAGTAATTATCGAAAAGTTTGATAAAGATGGGATTAGCAATATAGAAGATTATGTTATAAAAGAAGAGAAAGTAAACTTTTATCTAAATAGTCAAAAATTTCTCTCAGTTATGAGCATTGCAAAACATCAAGATGCACATATAGTGGGCTTTTTACTATCAGAAGCGGTTATTAAAAGCTTTGATGATATTAGCTCTCTTGAAGTTAGTGAAGATGGGTTAGATGTACATGTAGAAGCTATTGTCTCAAAAGAGGGTTATGAGAACTTATTTAAAGAGAAGACTTTAACCTCAGGATGTTGCGTAGGCGTTACTGGAAATGCAGAGAAAATATTTAATTGTGCGTTTGTAAGTAGTGATTACTCAAAAGATGCAAACACTATACTCTCTTCTATGAAAGAGTTTTCTCAGCCCTCAGAACTCTTTGACAATACAGGTTGTGTTCATAAAGCTAAACTTGTTTTAGAAGATGGCAGTTTTTTTGTAGCAGAAGATATTGGAAGACATAATGCAATAGACAAAGTTATAGGTCTTGCATCTATGAATAAAAAAGATGTTACAAGATCAATACTCTACGCAAGTGGAAGACTCTCTATGGAGATGGTTGTAAAATGCGTTATGCATAAAATTCCTATAGTTGTATCTAAAGCTGCTGTGACATTTCAAGGTATCAAAGCTGCAAATGAGCATGGCATTACACTTGTAGGATTTGCACGAGATACAAAGATGAATATATATACTCATTCTGGTAGAATAAGTACATAA